One Parashewanella spongiae genomic window, TTCGGTGTTTCACTATGTCTCTGATTTTATTTTTCAGCTTTGTTTGGCTCTTCTTAGACGCCTCTATCTTGATGTAACTGGTGCCTTTGATGAGGCCTGTGATCCGTTGAAAGTTAAAACCGAGGAAATCAAACTCATTCATCAGCTTTCCCATATCCACACAGTGGGTTTTACTTTGATTTAGCTTCAGACCTTCATCACTTAATTGCTGTGTTATCCAGTCCAGTTGCTCTTGTGTGTAGGTTTGCTTATGAAGTACAACAAAATCATCTGCATAGGTAACGATTTTACACGGTGTTTTTTCGTGTATTTTCAAACAGAAATCGTTGAGATAGATGTTAGCCAGTAGTGGAGAGATAACTCCGCCTTGCGGAGTGCCACATCGGCTTGCTTCTATTCGCCATTTCCCGTTGACCGTCTCTATGCTGATGGGCGCTTTGATAAAGCTTTTCAGCAAACTCAGAAAGCTGCTGTCGCTTATTCGCCTTTCTACTTTTGCCATCAACTTAGCGTGCGGGATGGTATCGAAATAGGCGCTCAAGTCAGCATCAAGTACGTGCTGATAGCCTTGTTTTAGGCTCATTTCAATGACTTTTACCGCTTGCTGGGCGCTTCGACATGGACGATAACCATAACTGTGTTCATGTAAATGAGGTTCGTAGACGGGTTGCATCACTATTGTCATCGCCATTTGCACAATTCTGTCACTGATTATCGGGATCCCAAGTTTCCGCGTTTTGCCGTTGTCTTTGAGTATTTCTACTCGTTTGACTGGGCTAGGTCGATAGTTTTTCTGTTGTAATTGAGTTTGAATTTCTTTTAACAGCGCAACGACTTTCTTTTGCTGCTCTAGATAACTGAATGTGATGCCATCAATTCCTGCTCCGCCTTTATTGGCTTTGCATCGTCGATAGGCTTCTTCGAGTATATCTAGGCGACTGAGTTTATCGTACAAGCTGTAAAATCGAAGCTCCGAGTTAAGCTTTGAGCGTAAGTAAAGTTTTCGCTGTAATATTCTGATATTTACTGGAGTGTTAGCCATATGGCAATTTCACCTCAAAAGTTACGTTAAAAACGGGTGTAACACTGAGCCCCTTCCCTGATGTGAAGTTATGTTGTCTTCACGGTTAACGGTACTATGGGCTCATCCGACTGCCTGAGCGCCCTATCTGAAATTTCGGTTTACCTTATATTCGGATAGTGGAAGTCACTACCTTCCAACACTCAGGCTCTCCCACGTTCACTTTATTTCCTTCAATACATGCCACTTCATATTACGCCGGAAGATCAAACAGATGCATTTACCAGTTGCTTCTCTGTTTGTGTCAGGGTTCGTCAACTAGGAAAGACTCCCCATCTTCATTTTTTGATTTACGACGCTTAACTGAATTCGCTTGATGCTGCGGCCTACATTGCATCTCAACCTTTATTCAAGGCCTTTGTCACAGGGCTTCATGTCATAGCGGTTACCCATTATGCATGCCCGTCAGATTTCGGGATGAACTGGTAATTATCCCGTCAGGTACGTTTCAACCTGATGGACTTATTATAAATAATAACGTTGCTGTCTCTGGTTTATGGCCATGTAATCGCTTGGCTGCGTATACGTTGAGACAAATCCCGCAACAGAATAAAGCGCTTCGTGGCGCTCCCTAAAATCATCAGTTGAACGCTGAGTATATGAGTAACTGTTTGAGCAATATGATGATTTTATTATCATGGCTTTCACCCAATGAGTGAAGTGCTCTACGCTCACAAGCTTGCTAAAATGACTGCTATCTGCGTTGTAACTTTTGCAAGTAGAATAACTACTTGCTGCAAGCTACGCCTTACTATCAGCCATTTTTTCTACGCTTGAGAACGCAGTCAACTGATGTTTCTAGATTTAAGGTGGACAAAACTGTCACGTAGACAAATATCTCGCAAGCTATACGCCAACGGAATACCCGCCAGTAAAAACCTCGTTTCAAGATTATTGCGTCAGCAGGGTTTTCACCGTCGTAAGGCTCAGAAAACCAAAACGATGAAACAACATGTCGATCGTAACGCTCAGTTTGAAAAACTAGCTCAACTGAAACAAGACTATCTTGATAAGGGGAAAACCGTCCTGAGTATCGATACAAAAAAGAAAGAACAATTAGGTAATTACTTTCGTGATGGAGTCACAGAT contains:
- the ltrA gene encoding group II intron reverse transcriptase/maturase, whose amino-acid sequence is MANTPVNIRILQRKLYLRSKLNSELRFYSLYDKLSRLDILEEAYRRCKANKGGAGIDGITFSYLEQQKKVVALLKEIQTQLQQKNYRPSPVKRVEILKDNGKTRKLGIPIISDRIVQMAMTIVMQPVYEPHLHEHSYGYRPCRSAQQAVKVIEMSLKQGYQHVLDADLSAYFDTIPHAKLMAKVERRISDSSFLSLLKSFIKAPISIETVNGKWRIEASRCGTPQGGVISPLLANIYLNDFCLKIHEKTPCKIVTYADDFVVLHKQTYTQEQLDWITQQLSDEGLKLNQSKTHCVDMGKLMNEFDFLGFNFQRITGLIKGTSYIKIEASKKSQTKLKNKIRDIVKHRTSNTLGVLINKVNQVLRGWKHYFGGIGYPRGVFFRINGFVVNRFYRWHRRLSQRRSKYLSRGAYEKLRQAGLEYLPTTR